Genomic segment of Leopardus geoffroyi isolate Oge1 chromosome B2, O.geoffroyi_Oge1_pat1.0, whole genome shotgun sequence:
tttaaaatctagtttgtctgatacaagtatggctactccagctttcttttgacgtccattagcatgatagatggttctacATCCCCTTCCTTTCAATTCGTAGGTGTCCttaggtgtaaaatgagtctttgtaagcagcatattgatgggacttgttttcttatccattctgataccctaagtcttttcattggagaattcactccatttacatttagtgagATGTATGTACATTTTACAGTACTAGTAAGCAGAGACTGAAAGACCGTATTTCCTATGACTGAGGCAAAAACAggtccattattttattttttttaatctaaaaaccCAATGATTTACTTTTTGTGACAATGTGGAACTAAATTCATAAATCTATGGCAATTTCGTGGGTACATCATTTATTCAAATAGTTTTCATAAAATCCCATGGCTATTTCTTTTCATATGAACAATCCACCAACCACCAACTGTtactggtgttttgtttttttttttgagatttattgtATAAATTGCTAAATGCTTGGTCTTGACAGGAAACACATAGTAAGAAAAGATGGACCCGAAAAATGGAAGTTCTTTCACTGGCTTTATCCTGCTGGGTTTCTCTGACCGGCCTCAGCTGGAGCGAGTCCTCTTTGTGGTTCTTCTGATCTTCTATCTGCTCACCCTGCTGGGAAACACAAGCATCATTGCGTTGTCCCGCCTGGACCCACACCTGCAGactcccatgtactttttcctctcCAACCTAAGCTTTCTGGACCTGTGTTATACGACCAGCACTGTTCCTCAGCTACTGGTTGATCTCAGGGGAACAGACAAGTCTATCTCCTTTGGTGGCTGTGTAGCTCAGCTCTTCGTGTCTCTATGGTTGGGATCCACAGAATGCATCCTGTTGGGGGTGATGGCGTTTGATCGCTACGCAGCCGTCTGCAGGCCCCTGCACTACACAGTGATCATGCACCCCCGTCTCTGTGCCCTGATGGCTTCTGCATCGTGGTTCATTGGTTTTGTCAACTCCTCATTGCACACGGTGCTCACCTTCCTTGTACCACTTtgtgggagaaataaaatagatcacTTCTTTTGTGAGATCCCCCCACTGCTCAAGCTTGCCTGTGTTGACACAACTGTGTATGAGTCTGAGCTCTTCTCTGTCAGTGTGATGATTCTTCTGATACCTGTGGCATTAATCACATTCTCCTATGGTCAGATTGTCAGGGTGGTCTTGGCAATGAAGTCAGCTTCAGGGCAGAGGAAAGCGTTTGGGACATGTGGGTCCCACCTTACTGTGGTCTCCCTGTTCTACGGCACAGGCATCTACATTTACCTCCAGCCCAGCAACAACTACTCCCAGGATCAGGGCaagttcatttctctcttctacaCCATTGTCACCCCCATGGTCAATCCTGTTATATATACCCTGCGGAACAAGGATGTGATGGGAGCAATGAGGAAGGTGTTGTGTAGGGGCTATGACTCCAGATGACTGAGAAAGAACCTTTCATGGAATACTTTGAATGCCAGAGTCTTTATGATTTCTGTGTCCTCAACATTTCCCCTGACAACTTTCAAGGGAAGTTTCTTAATTCGTTCTTTTATGCAAATGAGTGTTCAAACTCTAAGTTTATGGATTCATGACAGCCTCCAGAGATGCTAAGTTAGTGTACCTAGAGCATCTACAGCATATTAATATTGTAAAAACTTTCACAGGATTTTCTTAGTTCACCCCCATTTGGGAACACTATTCCATTTCTAATTGCAAGACAGTGACACACACGCCATGAAAGCATAtcaatataagaataaaaatgaccaGAACAcggtaataaatattaatattgtagCAAATTCTAGCAGTTTCCGGCAGCTATTTCTTCTTCTCACAGTCAGATCACGGCTCTATTACAACGTTTGTGGCCTGACTGGATCACAGCTTTTTCCCAGAAGAAGGAGGACAACTGTGGGAAAAACAAACTTAGGTGAGAGAAAATATGCCAACATCTATCCTCATAGAGCAATTCAGCTATCAAGCCATGGTGTAATGTCGCCCTTGTGATACTGATTTCGTTTTGAAACaccattctttgtttttcaaagaaatttttctttattattgatttttatgattttagtgtttaaataatttttattgtcattcCATTAGAGTGAACCTAcagtattatattatattactttaAACTTTAAAGGTACTTTATAAAGTACTTTGTAGTACTTTtctgtacaatatagtgattcaacatttccatcatcacaagtGTTGTCTTTAGGGAGttgagggaagatggcggtgtaggaggacgctgggctcaccgcgcgtcctgctgatcacttagattccacctacacctgcctaaataacccagaaaaccgccagaggattagcagaacggagtcgccggaaccaagcacagacgagaggcccacggaagagggtaggaagggcggcaaggcggtgcgcgctccacagactggcgggagggagccggggcggaggggcggctcgccggccaagcagagcccccgagtgtggctggcaaaagcggaggggcctgacggactgtgttccgacagcaagcgcgacttagcgtctgggaggtcataagttgacagctctgctcggaaagcgggaaggctggaggacaaagggagggagagctgctgagcccccagacgacagagctcagttggtggggaacaaaggcgctcgccagcgccatctcccccgcccatcccccagccaaaatcccaaagggaaccagttcctgccagggaacttgctcgctccgcgcaaacgcccaactctgtgcttctgcggagccaaacctccgacagtggatctgactccctcccgctgccacagggcccctcctgaagtggatcacctaaggagaagcgagctaagcctgcccctcctgcccccgtgcaccttgcctacccaccccagctaatacgccagatccccagcaccaaaagcctggcagtgtgcaagtagcccagatgggccacaccaccctacagtgaatcccgcccctaggagaggggaagagaaggcacacaccagtctggctgtggccccagcggtgggctgggggcagacatcaggactgactgcggccccgcccaccaactccagttatacaccacagcacaggggaagtgccctgcaggtcctcaccacgccagggactatccaaaatgaccaagcggaagaattcccctcagaagaatctccaggaaataacaacagctaatgagctgatcaaaaaggatttaaataatataacagaaagtgaatttagaataatagtcataaaataaatcgccgggcttgaaaacagtatagaggacagcagagaatctcttgctacagagatcaagggactaaggaacagtcacgaggagctgaaaaacgctttaaatgaaatgcaaaacaaaatggaaaccaccacggctcggattgaagaggcagaggagagaataggtgaactagaagataaagttatggaaaaagaggaagctgagaaaaagagagataaaaaaatccaggagtatgaggggaaaattagagaactaactgatacactaaaaagaaataacatacgcataattggtatcccagaggaggaagagagagggaaaggtgctgaaggggtacttgaagaaatcatagctgagaacttccctgacctggggaaggaaaaaggcattgaaatccaagaggcacagagaactcccttcagacgtaacttgaatcgatcttctgcacgacatatcatagtgaaactggcaaaatacaggataaagagaaaattctgagagcagcaaggggtaaacgtgccctcacatataaagggagacgtataagactcgtgactgatctctcttttgaaacttggcaggccagaaaggattggcacgagattttcagtgtgctagacagaaaaaatatgcagccgagaatcctttatccagcaagtctgtcatttagaatagaggagagataaaggtcttcccaaacaaacaaaaactgaaggaatttgtcaccactaaaccagccctacaagagatcctaagggggaccctgaagacaaagtaccagagacatcactacaagcataaaacatacaggcatcacaatgactctaaacccgtatctttctatactaacactgaatgtaaatggattaaatgcgccaaccaaaagacatagggtatcagaatggataaaaaaacaagacccatctatttgctgtctacaagagactcatgttagacctgaggacacctttagattgagagtgaggggatggagaactatttatcatgctactggaagccaaaagaaagctggagtagccatacttatatcagacaaactagactttaaattaaaggctgtaacaagagatgaagaaggacattatataatagttacagggtctacccatcaggaagagctaacaattataaatatctatgtgccgaataccggagcccccaaatatataaaacaactactcataaacataagcaaccttattgataagaatgtggtaattgaaggggactttaacaccccacttacagaaatggatagatcatctagacacacgatcaataaagaaacaagggccctgaatgagacattggatcagatggacttgacagatatatttagaactctgcatcccaaagcaacagaatatactttcttctcgagtgcacatggaacattctccaagatagatcatatactgggtcacaaaacagcccttcataagtttaccagaattgaaatcataccatgcatactttcagaccacaatgctatgaagcttgaaatcaaccacagaaaaaagtctggaaaacctccaaaagcatggaggttaaagaacaccctactaacgaatgagtgggtcaaccaggcaattagagaagaaattaaaaaatatatggaaacaaacgaaaatgaaaatacaacaatccaaacgctttgggacgcagcgaaggcagtcctgagaggaaaatacattgcaatccaggcctatctcaagaaacaagaaaaatcccaaatacaaaatctaacagcacacctaaaggaaatagaagcagaacagcaaagacaccccaaacccagcagaagaagagaaataataaagatcagagcagaaataagcaatatagaatctaaaaaaactgtagagcagatgaacgaaaccaagagttggttttttgaaaaaataaacaaaattgacaaacctctagccaggcttctcaaaaagaaaagggagatgacccaaatagataaaatcatgaatgaaaatggaattattacaaccaatccctcagagatacaaacaattatcagggaatactatgaaaaattatatgccaacaaattggacaacctggaagaaatggacaaattcctgaacacccacactcttccaaaactcaatcaggaggaaatagaaagcttgaacagacccataaccagcgaagaaattgaatcggttatcaaaaatctcccaacaaataagagtccaggcccagatggcttcccaggggagttctaccagacgtttaaagcagagataatacctatccttctcaagctattccaagaaatagaaagggaaggaaaacttccagactcattctatgaagccagtattactttgattcctaaaccagacagagacccagtaaaaaaagagaactaccggccaatatccctgatgaatatggatgcaaaaattctcaataagatactagcaaatcgaattcaacggcatataaaaagaattatttaccatgatcaagtgggattcattcctgggatggagggctggttcaacattcgtaaatcaatcaacgtgatacatcacattaaccaaaaaaaaagagaagaaccatatgatcctgtcaatcgatgcagaaaaggcctttgacaaaatccagcaccctttcttattaaaaacccttgagaaagtcgggatagaaggaacatacttaaagatcataaaagccatttatgaaaagcccacagctaacatcatcctcaacggggaaaaactgagagctttttccctgagatcaggaacacgacggggatgcccactctcaccgctgttgtttaacatagtgctggaagttctagcatcagcaatcagacaacaaaaggaaatcaaaggcatcaaaattggcaaagatgaagtcaagctttcgctttttgcagatgacatgatattatacatggaaaatccgatagactccaccaaaagtctgctagaattgatacatgaattcagcaaagtcgcaggatacaaactcaatgtacagaaatcagttgcattcttatacactaacaatgaagcaacagaaagacaaataaagaaactgatctcattcacaactgcaccaagaagcataaaatatctaggaataaatctaaccaaagatgtaaaggatctgtatgctgaaaactatagaaagcttatgaagttaattgaagaagatttaaagaaatggaaagacattccctgctcatggattggaaaaataaatattgtcaaaatgtcaatactacccaaagctatctacacattcaatgcaatcccaatcaaaattgcaccagcattcttctcaaaactagaacaagcaatcctaaaattcatatggaaccacaaaaggccccgaatagccaaagtaattttgaagaagaagaccaaagcaggaggcatcacaatcccagactttagcctctactacaaagctatcatcatcaagacagcatggtattggcacaaaaacagacacatagaccaatggaatagaatagaaaccccagaactagacccacaaacgtatggccaactcatctttgacaaagcaggaaagaacatccaatggaaaaaaagacagcctctttaacaaatggtgctgggagaactggacagcaacatgcagaaggttgaaactagaccactttctcacaccattcacaaacataaactcaaaatggataaaggacctgaatgtgagacaggaaaccatcaaaaccttagaggagaaagcaggaaaagacctctctgacctcatccgtagcaatctcttactcgacacatccccaaaggcatgggaattaaaagcaaaagtgtttactgggaccttatgaagataaaaagcttctgcacagcaaaggaaacaaccaacaaaactaaaaggcaaccaacggaatgggaaaagttagttgcaaatgacatatcggacaaagggctagtatccaaaatctataaagagctcaccaaactccacacccgaaaaacaaataacccagtgaagaaatgggcagaaaacatgaatagacacttctctaaagaagacatccggatggccaacaggcacatgaaaagatgttcagcgtcgctccttatcagggaaatacaaatcaaaaccacactcaggtatcacctcacgccagtcagagtggccaaaatgaacaaatcaggagactatagatgctggtgaggatgtggagaaacgggaaccctcttgcactgttggtgggaatgcaaattggtgcagctgctctggaaagcagtgtggaggttcctcagaaaattaaaaatagacctaccctatgacccagcaatagcactgctaggaatttatccaggggatacaggagttctgatgcataggggcacttgtaccccaatgttcatagcagcactctcaacaatagccaaattatggaaagagcctaaatgtccatcaactgatgaatggataaagaaattgtggtttatatacacaatggaatactacgtggcaatgagaaaaaatgaaatatagccttttgtagcaacgtggatggaactggagagtgtgatgctaagtgaaataagccatacagagaaagacagataccatatggtttcactcttatgtggatcctgagaaacttaacaggaacccatgggggaaggggaagaaaaaaagaaaaaaaaaaaagaggttagagtgggagagagccaaagcataagagactcttaaaaactgagaacaaactgagggttgatggggggtgggaggcaggagagggtgggtgatgggtgttgaggagggcaccttttgggatgagcattgggtgttgtatggaaaccaatttgacaataaatttcatatattaaaaaaaaaaaggaagaaaaaaaaaggcttagctTCAAACACTTTAAATGCTTCTCTCTATAACTCCAGTCtgaactaataaaaaaatactatttttcaaaaaaaaaaaaaaaaaaaacaagtgttgtctttaatctccatcaccaTTTTAACCCCTCCCCGCAGGCCATCCACTGTGGCACCAGTGagaccagagaagggaagggacattCTCAGTTCATGCATCCTCAATTCCTAGCCCTGTCCTGGCCTTGGGACTATCACGTGTCAGCATAACGACAGGGTGTGCAGTATAGGGTGACTGCACTCTGAACATGCCCTCTGCATGTTGCTAAACTCACTCCTGGATCATCATCAGTGTGCAGTCACCCCTCTAAGACCCTCCTGTACCTCCTAGTCTGCACGTTTCGCAGCTACTGTTTGCCAGAGTCCCGCTCTGACCAGGCTCATGGAGGAGGCAGGAACAGGTCACAGACCCCTGGCACCCCCCCACTTTGCAGGTGATTACTTTTCAGATGCTTGTTTTGTGACACGGGTGAGAGCTCTCTTTCACCACAGTGGTGTTGTGGCATGTTTGAGCCCTGATGGTGTAGACTGGGAACCACCATGTATGGACCTGTGGTTTCCTGGGAAGGGAGCTGGGTGTCAAGGTGGAAAGGGGAGTGTGAATGACTGGAGATCAGAGGATCGGGGCAGGTGCTCCTGAGGTGGCCTGAGAGACAGGACGCTGGTTTTGGGGAGGAGACATTTCCTTTTTCCCCAGGGCTTTTCCACCTGTTTTGGAATTAAATTGATATGAGACAGAGTAACTGGAGAAAACACCCAGAGTTTTATTACGTGCACAGGGAGGCCCAATCTggaaattgagacccaaagaaatgaccaAAGCAGGCTGAAATGGAGATCCATTTCCTGGTTATTTCGAGTAATCAGGCGTTAATACAACTGTGTTTTAGGGAGgagagcccagagtcctcctacatTTCTATTACCTTAACTCCTCctgctgctttcttttgtttttgagaaagaagaagatTGCATGTTTGTGTGAGCCAGGCAGGGGcaatagagagggggagagagagaataccaagcaggctctgcactgtcatcacagagtccagtgcagggctcgaactcacaaactgagagatcatgacctgagctgaaatcaacagtcggttgctcaaccaaatgagccacccaggcactcccctccCCAGAAAAACCCTATTTTGACATAAATTCTCATTAACTTGAactgggcattagg
This window contains:
- the LOC123609441 gene encoding putative olfactory receptor 2B8, whose product is MDPKNGSSFTGFILLGFSDRPQLERVLFVVLLIFYLLTLLGNTSIIALSRLDPHLQTPMYFFLSNLSFLDLCYTTSTVPQLLVDLRGTDKSISFGGCVAQLFVSLWLGSTECILLGVMAFDRYAAVCRPLHYTVIMHPRLCALMASASWFIGFVNSSLHTVLTFLVPLCGRNKIDHFFCEIPPLLKLACVDTTVYESELFSVSVMILLIPVALITFSYGQIVRVVLAMKSASGQRKAFGTCGSHLTVVSLFYGTGIYIYLQPSNNYSQDQGKFISLFYTIVTPMVNPVIYTLRNKDVMGAMRKVLCRGYDSR